A DNA window from Vigna unguiculata cultivar IT97K-499-35 chromosome 10, ASM411807v1, whole genome shotgun sequence contains the following coding sequences:
- the LOC114165246 gene encoding uncharacterized protein LOC114165246, which translates to MAPSRRTPQSSPGDVPDIARTIEAMVAAMTPQSTAMMQQNEASMQRQLEENRVAAPDFGPEPRPTAMEWSLEDFLKYHLVKFGGKTSSDAADQCLKDLERIFDAKMCLEESRLAFAVYMLTGETEHWWVSMKSIMEERQEPVTWDAFKRKFLSEYFPDSVKYAKEVEFLQLTQGSKSVTEYAEKFKHLSRFYTMPPDEEWRCQKFENGLRGDLHLMVAPLSIKDFAALVEKARVMEKMKVEVETQHPHQQRVGGPSRSRHRHEERRKPYTRPHFQSQGSRESSSQQSRVQCYQCGGPHKRNVYPQLAGFKRCNNYGKEGHFGRDCPTLVRTATRTPVPAPVQNQQRRGGNGPQASGRVYAMTGAEAAGSGNLVMGRCVIAGKYACVLYDSGATHSFVSETCVQRLGLPVCELQCDLVASTLASGLVRTSSLCTRCPVEVEGRRYKVNLICLPLQEWEVILGMDWLSATNRASVDGSIPYGSGRVGGTQEIDKGFTGEAVYPTQFLTLGSAGAAGEEEGWEFAVVCRLQAVEQDDHQKQVSPPENRRPDGSVAWVIGILED; encoded by the exons ATGGCACCATCTCGTAGGACTCCACAATCTTCCCCAGGCGATGTGCCAGATATCGCTAGAACAATTGAAGCAATGGTAGCTGCCATGACACCGCAAAGTACGGCAATGATGCAACAAAATGAAGCATCAATGCAGCGACAG ctggaggagaacagggtaGCTGCCCCTGATTTTGGCCCGGAGCCACGTCCTACGGCCATGGAGTGGAGTCTGGAGGACTTTCTAAAATACCACCTAGTGAAGTTTGGAGGCAAGACCAGTTCAGATGCAGCCGACCAGTGCCTGAAAGACCTGGAGAGGATATTTGACGCTAAGATGTGCCTAGAGGAGAGTAGACTGGCATTCGCAGTGTACATGCTCACGGGTGAGACTGAGCACTGGTGGGTCAGCATgaagtccatcatggaggagaggCAGGAGCCAGTCACTTGGGACGCCTTCAAGAGGAAGTTCCTCTCCGAGTACTTCCCTGACAGCGTCAAATACGCTAAAGAGGTAGAGTTTTTGCAGTTGACCCAAGGAAGCAAGTCTGTGACTGAGTATGCAGAAAAGTTCAAGCACCTCAGTCGTTTCTACACCATGCCACCGGATGAAGAGTGGCGATGCCAAAAGTTTGAGAACGGCCTCCGCGGGGACCTTCATTTGATGGTGGCCCCGctatccatcaaggattttgcagCCTTGGTGGAGAAGGCCAGGGTCATGGAAAAGATGAAGGTGGAAGTGGAAACTCAGCACCCTCACCAGCAGAGAGTGGGAGGACCGTCTAGGTCCAGGCATAGGCATGAGGAGAGGAGGAAGCCCTATACTAGGCCCCATTTTCAGTCCCAAGGGTCTAGGGAGTCTTCTTCCCAACAGAGTAGGGTTCAGTGCTACCAGTGTGGGGGACCGCACAAGAGAAATGTCTATCCCCAGCTTGCAGGCTTCAAGAGGTGCAACAATTATGGCAAGGAGGGCCACTTCGGCAGAGATTGCCCCACCCTTGTGAGAACAGCGACGCGTACTCCAGTTCCAGCCCCAGTTCAGAATCAGCAAAGGAGGGGAGGCAACGGGCCTCAAGCATCGGGCAGAGTGTACGCCATGACTGGAGCAGAGGCAGCAGGCTCAGGTAACCTTGTCATGGGTCGTTGTGTGATTGCTGGTAAATATGCATGTGTTTTGTATGACTCTGGAGcaacacactcttttgtgtctgAAACTTGTGTGCAAAGGTTGGGTCTGCCAGTTTGTGAACTGCAATGTGACCTTGTGGCATCTACTCTAgcatcgggtttggtcaggacatcgTCTTTGTGTACTAGgtgtccagtggaggtagaaGGCCGCAGGTACAAAGTGAATCTGATATGCCTACCTTTACAGGAGTGGGAAGTGATCCtaggaatggattggctctccgCCACT AACCGGGCCAGTGTCGATGGCTCCATACCGtatggctccggcagagttggtGGAACTCAAGAAATAGATAAAGGATTTACTGGGGAAGCAGTTTATCCGACCCAGTTCCTCACCTTGGGGAGTGCCGGTGCTGCTGGTGaggaagaaggatgggagttcgcgGTTGTGTGTAGACTACAGGCAGTTGAACAAGATGACCATCAAAAACAAGTATCCCCTCCCGAGAATAGACGAcctgatggatcagttgcatgggtcatcgGTATTCTCGAAGATTGA